A portion of the Pseudarthrobacter defluvii genome contains these proteins:
- a CDS encoding carbohydrate ABC transporter permease — translation MLASLSRRAILAIYAVIIIIPLTVVAFGSFKSTQELFAGPFSLPHSLAPDNFAEVVGGQNLGSSFMNSVIVTGISVPLTLFLASLAGYAVSRLKGFMSWAIFGFLVLGMAIPAQANMVPLYVLFGRLGLLDNLAGLILANVVSTLPIAVFILGGFMRTLPKELYEASSIDGSGPWKTYSSIALPLSAPSIAAAAIFLFVIHWNELLYPLLFIQTPGNRTLPLALLSFQGEFQTNYPLLFAGVILASLPVVVAYVFLQRYFVAGITAGASKG, via the coding sequence ATGCTCGCCTCACTCAGCCGCCGCGCCATCCTGGCCATCTACGCGGTCATCATCATCATTCCCCTTACCGTGGTGGCTTTCGGCAGTTTCAAATCCACCCAGGAACTGTTCGCTGGGCCGTTCAGCCTGCCGCACTCCCTCGCACCTGACAACTTCGCCGAGGTGGTGGGCGGCCAGAACCTGGGCTCGTCCTTCATGAACAGCGTGATCGTCACCGGTATCTCCGTGCCGCTCACCCTGTTCCTGGCAAGCCTTGCAGGCTACGCAGTGTCCCGGTTGAAGGGGTTCATGTCCTGGGCCATCTTCGGGTTCCTGGTCCTGGGCATGGCCATCCCCGCGCAGGCCAACATGGTGCCGCTCTACGTGCTGTTCGGCCGACTGGGCCTGCTGGACAACCTGGCCGGCCTCATCCTGGCCAACGTAGTGTCCACACTGCCCATCGCCGTCTTCATCCTGGGCGGGTTCATGCGGACCCTGCCAAAGGAGCTCTACGAAGCATCCTCCATCGACGGCAGCGGACCCTGGAAGACCTACTCCTCCATCGCCCTGCCGCTCTCCGCACCCTCCATCGCCGCCGCAGCGATCTTCCTGTTTGTCATCCACTGGAACGAACTACTGTACCCGCTGCTGTTCATCCAGACCCCCGGCAACCGCACCCTGCCGCTGGCACTGCTGAGCTTCCAGGGCGAGTTCCAGACCAACTACCCGCTCCTGTTCGCCGGCGTGATCCTGGCATCGCTGCCCGTTGTGGTGGCCTACGTCTTCCTGCAGCGCTACTTCGTTGCCGGCATCACGGCGGGAGCCAGCAAGGGATGA
- a CDS encoding VOC family protein, with the protein MLKDMELMAVLPAKDIDRAKEFYRDKLGLEPAQTIENENLIYRCGKGTGFLLYRTDNAGSAKNTQMAWGVQDVEKEVEELRARGVVFEDYDMPGLKTENGIATMEGMGKGAWFVDSEGNILNISSLPA; encoded by the coding sequence ATGCTCAAAGATATGGAACTCATGGCCGTCCTGCCTGCCAAGGATATCGACCGGGCCAAGGAGTTCTACCGGGACAAGCTGGGCCTTGAGCCGGCCCAGACTATCGAAAACGAGAATTTGATCTACCGATGCGGCAAGGGGACCGGCTTCCTGCTGTATCGGACGGACAACGCCGGTTCGGCCAAGAACACCCAGATGGCGTGGGGTGTCCAGGACGTGGAGAAGGAAGTGGAGGAGCTCCGGGCCCGCGGGGTGGTGTTTGAGGACTACGACATGCCAGGCCTCAAGACCGAAAACGGCATCGCCACCATGGAGGGCATGGGCAAGGGTGCCTGGTTCGTGGACAGCGAGGGCAACATCCTGAATATCTCCTCGTTGCCGGCCTAA
- a CDS encoding ABC transporter substrate-binding protein encodes MSQISRRQAVALLGALGFGAAAAACAGPGGSTKPAGASGPAAPSAGAVTGKVSFAHWRGEDKAVFDELIKRFAAKHDGVEVAQDISTSNDYNAQALQKLRGGSIGDAFATFRGAQFKNFTEAGIYTELKDSQAVKNYQKGLLSAGQNGDSQLGLPYQVVFPMPMANLDLFDKAGAEIAPKNWDAFLAMCEKLASAGVIPISWPGGDVGNGGQLFNCMIANNAPVDDMCAQIEQGKLKCTDDWFIKMLNQYKDLKRFVQPNATGTAVEPAQNLFSQGKAAMLATGSYHLAAVRGLGAKFPIDLVFPNTTSDGKGKYEGAYNATFILGVNSASKNQAAAAAWIDFLSEPENAGYYANQTAQHVSVDKVEYTNPDLKRLSPWLQKKTALAARFQFNNLDVRNAVEASATAVISGTSPEQAAAAAQKIVDERL; translated from the coding sequence GTGAGTCAGATTTCACGCAGGCAGGCAGTCGCCCTTCTCGGGGCCCTTGGCTTCGGCGCCGCTGCGGCAGCGTGCGCCGGGCCCGGCGGCTCCACCAAGCCGGCTGGCGCCTCCGGACCGGCGGCCCCCTCCGCCGGCGCCGTCACCGGGAAGGTGTCGTTCGCCCACTGGCGCGGCGAGGACAAGGCCGTGTTCGACGAGCTCATCAAGCGCTTCGCCGCAAAGCACGACGGCGTAGAGGTTGCCCAGGACATCTCCACGTCCAACGACTACAACGCCCAGGCGCTGCAGAAGCTGCGCGGCGGCTCCATCGGTGACGCGTTTGCCACCTTCCGCGGGGCGCAGTTCAAGAACTTCACCGAGGCGGGGATCTACACCGAACTCAAGGACAGCCAGGCGGTAAAGAACTACCAGAAGGGCCTGCTGTCCGCGGGCCAGAACGGTGACAGCCAACTGGGCCTGCCGTACCAGGTGGTGTTCCCCATGCCCATGGCCAACCTGGACCTCTTCGACAAAGCCGGCGCGGAGATCGCCCCCAAGAACTGGGACGCGTTCCTGGCCATGTGCGAAAAGCTCGCCTCCGCCGGTGTCATCCCCATCTCCTGGCCCGGCGGCGACGTGGGAAACGGTGGCCAGCTGTTCAACTGCATGATCGCCAACAACGCCCCCGTGGACGACATGTGCGCCCAGATCGAGCAGGGCAAGCTCAAGTGCACCGACGACTGGTTCATCAAGATGCTCAACCAGTACAAGGACCTGAAGCGGTTCGTGCAGCCCAACGCCACCGGAACGGCGGTGGAGCCCGCCCAGAACCTGTTCTCCCAGGGCAAGGCAGCCATGCTGGCCACCGGTTCGTACCACCTGGCCGCCGTCCGCGGACTGGGCGCCAAGTTCCCCATCGACCTGGTGTTCCCCAACACCACCTCCGACGGCAAGGGCAAGTATGAGGGCGCCTACAACGCCACGTTCATCCTTGGCGTCAATTCGGCCAGCAAGAACCAGGCGGCCGCGGCAGCCTGGATCGATTTCCTCTCTGAGCCGGAGAACGCCGGCTACTACGCCAACCAAACGGCCCAGCACGTGTCCGTGGACAAGGTGGAGTACACCAACCCGGACCTGAAGCGGCTGAGCCCCTGGCTGCAGAAGAAGACCGCGCTCGCCGCCAGGTTCCAGTTCAACAACCTGGATGTCCGCAACGCGGTGGAGGCCAGCGCCACGGCCGTCATCTCCGGCACCAGCCCGGAGCAGGCAGCCGCTGCCGCCCAGAAGATTGTTGACGAACGGCTATGA
- a CDS encoding aldolase — protein sequence MSPTDLSPLQRPSGAFAMLAVDQREAMRNMFAEHTDQPVTDEDLRDFKLEAARILSPYASGILIDRQFALDQAIDAGVVDPGCGLIASADHFESAHGELVGEVTIDKLVDPHKYKALGAKALKLLVLYRPDEPAEGRVAMVREFVESCRAAGLISIIEPVSRKPLAGGDFDWNAGILAAAKELGSLGADLYKAEVPFKGQASEDEVRGACAELTKAINGPWVVLSSGVPEDVFPDAVRWACLEGASGFLSGRAVWASCIGAPDVVESLSTDAVRRLQRLCAVVDEAVSAQRTHA from the coding sequence ATGAGCCCCACAGACCTCTCCCCCCTCCAGCGCCCGTCAGGCGCCTTCGCGATGCTCGCCGTCGACCAGCGCGAAGCCATGCGCAACATGTTCGCCGAACACACCGACCAGCCGGTCACCGACGAGGACCTCCGAGACTTCAAGCTCGAAGCCGCCCGGATCCTCAGCCCCTATGCGTCAGGCATCCTGATCGACCGGCAGTTCGCCCTGGACCAGGCCATCGACGCCGGGGTGGTGGACCCTGGCTGCGGACTCATCGCCTCCGCCGACCACTTCGAGTCCGCGCACGGCGAGCTGGTAGGCGAGGTGACCATCGACAAGCTGGTGGACCCGCACAAGTACAAGGCCCTGGGTGCGAAGGCCCTGAAACTCCTGGTCCTCTACCGCCCGGACGAGCCCGCCGAGGGCCGAGTGGCGATGGTCCGGGAATTTGTCGAAAGCTGCCGGGCTGCCGGACTGATCAGCATCATCGAACCCGTCTCGCGCAAGCCCCTCGCCGGCGGCGATTTCGACTGGAACGCCGGAATCCTGGCCGCAGCCAAGGAGCTCGGCAGCCTTGGCGCCGACCTCTACAAGGCCGAGGTCCCCTTCAAGGGACAGGCTTCCGAGGATGAAGTCCGCGGCGCCTGCGCCGAACTGACCAAGGCCATCAACGGCCCCTGGGTGGTCCTTTCCTCCGGTGTTCCCGAGGACGTCTTCCCCGATGCTGTCCGGTGGGCGTGCCTGGAAGGTGCCAGTGGCTTCCTGTCCGGACGCGCCGTCTGGGCGTCGTGCATCGGCGCCCCCGACGTCGTCGAATCCCTGTCCACCGACGCCGTCCGCCGGCTGCAGCGCCTCTGCGCCGTAGTTGACGAGGCCGTCTCCGCCCAAAGGACCCACGCCTAG
- a CDS encoding DeoR/GlpR family DNA-binding transcription regulator, which yields MSTARKEGALTPRQRTILDQLGRRGFISTTDLAETFAVSDMTVRRDTRVLSKLGLARVVHGGVSAIDGHGQNADFAARVREDAAAKLRVARACVSLIGERDAIILDAGTTTYQIAQELPTAFTGTIITHSAPAIQRCLQLTEARTICLGGELLLDSQAFNGPMTVSAAAGLRAKTAFIGVSGIHDEAFYIERDVERATKIALMNSAEQVVVVATHQKMLRYALARLAAFDAVDVLVTDAPPPQEIEDALNAANVKLMVAA from the coding sequence ATGAGCACCGCACGGAAAGAGGGTGCGCTGACGCCTCGTCAGCGCACCATCCTGGACCAACTGGGCAGGCGCGGTTTCATTTCCACGACCGACCTGGCGGAGACGTTTGCAGTTTCGGACATGACGGTCCGGCGGGACACGCGCGTACTGTCCAAACTGGGCCTGGCCAGGGTGGTCCATGGCGGCGTCAGCGCCATTGACGGGCACGGCCAGAATGCAGACTTCGCCGCCCGGGTCCGGGAAGACGCGGCTGCCAAGCTGCGGGTGGCGCGTGCCTGCGTATCTTTGATCGGCGAGCGGGACGCCATCATCCTGGATGCCGGCACCACCACCTACCAGATCGCGCAGGAGCTGCCCACGGCCTTTACGGGCACCATCATCACGCACTCCGCGCCCGCCATCCAGCGCTGCCTGCAGCTGACCGAGGCGCGCACCATCTGCCTGGGCGGTGAGCTGCTGCTGGACAGCCAGGCCTTCAATGGCCCCATGACCGTCAGCGCGGCGGCCGGCCTGCGCGCCAAGACGGCCTTCATCGGTGTGTCCGGGATCCACGACGAGGCGTTTTACATTGAGCGGGATGTGGAGCGCGCCACTAAGATCGCCCTTATGAATTCGGCGGAACAGGTGGTGGTGGTGGCTACCCACCAAAAGATGCTGCGGTACGCGTTGGCGCGGCTGGCAGCTTTCGATGCGGTGGACGTCCTGGTGACCGATGCACCGCCGCCCCAGGAAATCGAAGACGCGCTGAATGCCGCGAACGTGAAGCTGATGGTCGCCGCATGA
- a CDS encoding Gfo/Idh/MocA family protein, with protein MSVPTAEPVRTIRYGLIGAGHMAREHVRNLALIPGSRITAVSDPTPSSLAETAREIGHEVRTFPTHNELLASGLVDALVIASPNDTHLGILKDIFASGTNLPVLVEKPVCTSAEQADELEALAANYPAPVWVAMEYRYMPPVQEVIQAAHGGKLGNIYMLSIVEHRFPFLHKVDAWNRFAERTGGTLVEKCCHFFDLMRLILQDEPVRVYASGGHDVNHMDEVYDGRVSDMLDNAYVIVDFKGGRRAMLELSMFAEGSKFQERISIVGDEAKIETLIPVAANHWIPGDEAEATVEFSPRSPLGPEKHEVPVDEAVLAAGAHHGSTYYEHLGYRKAILGEGPVEVTVADGLQSVRMGLAAERSITEGRPVELGNAAIGVRS; from the coding sequence ATGTCAGTGCCTACTGCGGAACCAGTACGGACAATCCGGTACGGCCTTATCGGCGCCGGCCATATGGCCCGCGAACATGTCAGGAACCTTGCCCTGATCCCTGGAAGCCGGATCACCGCAGTCTCGGATCCCACGCCGTCGTCCCTGGCGGAGACGGCCAGGGAGATTGGCCATGAGGTACGGACCTTCCCCACCCACAACGAACTGCTGGCCTCAGGGCTGGTGGATGCGCTGGTCATTGCCAGCCCCAACGACACGCACCTGGGGATCCTGAAGGACATCTTTGCCAGCGGAACCAACCTGCCCGTGCTCGTGGAAAAGCCGGTCTGTACCAGCGCGGAGCAGGCAGACGAACTGGAAGCGCTCGCCGCCAACTATCCCGCGCCGGTATGGGTGGCCATGGAATACCGCTACATGCCGCCGGTGCAGGAAGTCATCCAAGCGGCGCACGGCGGCAAGCTGGGTAACATCTACATGCTCTCCATCGTGGAGCACAGGTTTCCGTTCCTGCACAAAGTGGATGCATGGAACCGCTTCGCCGAACGCACGGGCGGCACCCTGGTGGAAAAGTGCTGCCACTTCTTCGACCTGATGCGGCTGATCCTGCAGGACGAGCCTGTCCGCGTTTACGCCAGCGGCGGCCACGACGTGAACCATATGGACGAGGTCTACGACGGCCGGGTCTCCGACATGTTGGACAACGCCTACGTGATCGTTGACTTCAAGGGCGGCCGCCGGGCCATGCTGGAACTGTCCATGTTCGCGGAAGGATCCAAGTTCCAGGAGCGGATCTCCATCGTGGGTGATGAGGCCAAGATCGAAACCCTTATCCCGGTGGCTGCCAACCACTGGATTCCCGGCGATGAGGCGGAAGCCACCGTGGAGTTCAGCCCGCGGTCCCCGCTGGGCCCGGAAAAGCACGAGGTTCCGGTGGACGAGGCTGTCCTGGCCGCCGGCGCGCACCACGGCTCCACCTACTACGAACACCTAGGCTACCGGAAGGCGATCCTGGGCGAAGGGCCGGTGGAGGTTACCGTGGCGGATGGCCTCCAGTCGGTGCGGATGGGCCTGGCCGCTGAACGGTCTATTACGGAAGGCCGCCCTGTTGAGCTTGGCAATGCCGCCATCGGGGTACGTTCATAA
- a CDS encoding PfkB family carbohydrate kinase, protein MPQTSTGTLLFVGCATLDSIALVQDYPAADSRTVATDFATAGGGPAATAAVAAARAGARTAFAGVLGTDEEGDRIIHGLEAEGVDTSAVVRDAGVKTGASVIVVSRATESRAIVTRPVPPVSFPAGGRFSELLQSAAWVHTDHLGWNAVASASGRPGTLKISVDAGNPIPGFSPRGVALYVPTIERLQAEYGEDLSPAALLQKAIDAGASAVVATAGSDGAWVLEPGGEPVHVPATPASIVSTLGAGDVYHGALLAAVAAGLPLVEAAAFAGRTASASCGGLDGRSAIPHQTINSVPASI, encoded by the coding sequence GTGCCACAAACGTCAACTGGAACGCTGCTCTTCGTAGGATGCGCCACTCTTGACTCCATTGCCCTGGTGCAGGATTACCCCGCAGCGGACAGCCGCACGGTAGCCACGGACTTCGCGACGGCGGGCGGCGGCCCGGCGGCCACCGCAGCTGTGGCAGCAGCCCGGGCAGGGGCAAGGACAGCCTTCGCAGGAGTCCTGGGTACCGACGAGGAAGGTGACCGCATCATCCACGGCCTGGAGGCCGAGGGCGTGGACACGTCCGCCGTGGTCCGGGACGCCGGTGTCAAAACCGGCGCCAGCGTGATCGTGGTCAGCCGCGCCACGGAGAGCCGGGCAATCGTCACCCGCCCGGTCCCGCCGGTCAGCTTCCCCGCAGGCGGCCGCTTCTCCGAACTGCTGCAGTCCGCGGCGTGGGTCCACACGGACCACCTGGGCTGGAACGCCGTGGCCAGCGCCTCCGGCCGTCCCGGGACACTGAAGATCAGCGTCGACGCCGGCAATCCCATCCCGGGCTTCAGCCCCCGCGGCGTCGCCCTCTATGTCCCCACCATTGAAAGGCTCCAAGCAGAGTACGGCGAGGACCTCTCCCCTGCAGCGCTCCTGCAGAAAGCGATCGACGCCGGCGCCTCCGCCGTCGTCGCCACCGCCGGCTCCGACGGCGCCTGGGTTTTGGAACCCGGCGGCGAACCCGTCCACGTGCCGGCCACTCCCGCAAGCATCGTCTCCACCCTCGGCGCCGGAGACGTGTACCACGGCGCCCTGCTCGCCGCCGTCGCCGCCGGGCTTCCACTCGTGGAAGCCGCGGCATTCGCCGGCCGCACGGCCTCCGCCTCCTGCGGCGGCCTGGACGGCCGCTCCGCCATCCCGCACCAGACCATCAATTCCGTCCCAGCCTCCATCTGA
- a CDS encoding 2-hydroxyacid dehydrogenase gives MTGRLRVCLPDQRLIDALEPMDGVEFVRWDLTGPAPEGRLDLLVPGYMGKPAALAALEGVDVGLVQSQSIGYDGVAAVLPAGVTFANAAGVHETSTAELAVGMMVASQRGIPDFVRNQETGTWDNSQRPSLADRRVLLVGYGGVGKAIEARLLPFETEVTRMASRGREDERGTIYGIDSLYEQLPLHEIVVVSVPLSEQTQQLVDAKFLAAMPDGALLVNVARGPVADTDALLSEASTGRLRVALDVTDPEPLPADHPLWTSPGVLITPHVGGASSAMFPRMVRLLRKQIGLLLEGRDPVNVVLP, from the coding sequence ATGACGGGCCGGCTGCGGGTGTGCCTGCCCGACCAAAGGCTCATCGACGCGCTCGAGCCGATGGACGGCGTCGAATTCGTCCGGTGGGACCTCACCGGACCGGCGCCGGAAGGCCGGCTGGACCTGCTGGTTCCGGGCTACATGGGCAAGCCGGCGGCGCTCGCCGCGCTGGAGGGCGTCGACGTCGGCCTGGTGCAGAGCCAGTCCATCGGGTACGACGGCGTCGCGGCGGTTTTGCCGGCGGGCGTCACCTTCGCCAACGCGGCCGGAGTGCATGAAACGTCGACGGCGGAACTCGCCGTGGGCATGATGGTGGCCTCCCAGCGCGGGATCCCGGACTTCGTCCGGAACCAGGAGACCGGGACCTGGGACAACAGCCAGCGTCCCAGCCTGGCCGACCGGCGCGTGCTGCTGGTGGGCTACGGGGGAGTGGGCAAGGCCATCGAGGCGCGGCTCCTGCCGTTCGAAACGGAAGTCACCCGCATGGCCAGCCGTGGGCGGGAAGACGAACGTGGGACCATCTACGGAATCGATTCGCTCTATGAGCAGCTGCCGCTGCACGAGATCGTGGTGGTCAGTGTTCCGTTGAGTGAGCAGACCCAGCAGTTGGTTGACGCCAAGTTCCTGGCGGCCATGCCGGATGGTGCCTTGCTGGTCAACGTGGCCCGCGGCCCGGTTGCGGATACCGACGCGCTGCTCTCCGAGGCCTCGACCGGCCGCCTCCGGGTTGCCCTGGACGTGACCGATCCGGAACCGCTGCCGGCCGACCACCCCCTGTGGACCAGCCCCGGCGTGCTCATCACCCCGCACGTGGGCGGCGCCAGCTCTGCCATGTTCCCCCGGATGGTCCGGCTGCTCAGGAAGCAGATCGGCCTCCTGCTCGAGGGCAGGGACCCCGTGAACGTCGTCCTCCCTTAA
- a CDS encoding SRPBCC family protein, whose protein sequence is MSTFEVRRTAVIPASPEQIFPLVNNFHEWTAWSPWETIDPGMSRRYFGNEAGAGAGYEWSGNRRAGSGTMELTESVPASLIRIRLQFTRPFKALNPTTFSFTPVDTGTEVTWRMTGENKGLGRVFALFMDMDKMVGADFERGLAALASTVAARKS, encoded by the coding sequence ATGTCCACTTTTGAAGTCCGCCGCACTGCGGTCATCCCTGCCTCCCCGGAGCAGATCTTCCCGCTGGTCAACAACTTCCATGAATGGACCGCCTGGTCCCCCTGGGAAACGATTGACCCGGGCATGAGCCGCCGTTACTTCGGCAACGAGGCCGGCGCCGGCGCGGGGTACGAGTGGAGCGGCAATCGCAGGGCCGGCAGCGGCACGATGGAACTCACAGAATCCGTACCCGCCAGCCTGATCCGGATCCGGCTGCAGTTCACCAGGCCGTTCAAGGCACTGAACCCCACCACGTTCAGCTTCACCCCGGTGGACACCGGTACCGAGGTGACCTGGCGGATGACGGGCGAGAACAAGGGCCTGGGCAGGGTGTTCGCACTGTTCATGGACATGGACAAGATGGTGGGCGCCGACTTTGAGCGGGGCCTCGCCGCACTGGCCTCCACGGTTGCGGCCAGGAAGAGCTGA
- a CDS encoding iron chaperone, whose protein sequence is MGAVDEALAALDEPDRSCLQHVVETARSLAPEATQGMSYGMPALKLEGKPLLAAVPAAKHLSIFPFSSAVVEAVAGRLEGYSLSKGTIRFTADHPVPDDVLADIVRLRMAEIRK, encoded by the coding sequence GTGGGGGCCGTGGACGAGGCGCTGGCTGCGCTGGATGAACCCGACCGCAGTTGCCTGCAGCATGTGGTGGAGACTGCACGCTCGCTGGCTCCCGAGGCCACGCAGGGGATGAGTTACGGCATGCCTGCCCTGAAGCTCGAGGGCAAACCGCTGTTGGCAGCCGTCCCGGCGGCAAAGCACCTTTCGATCTTTCCCTTTTCCTCGGCAGTGGTCGAAGCGGTGGCCGGACGCTTGGAAGGGTACTCGCTGTCCAAGGGGACCATCCGCTTCACCGCTGACCACCCCGTGCCCGACGACGTGCTGGCGGACATCGTCCGCTTGAGGATGGCGGAAATCCGGAAGTAG
- a CDS encoding carbohydrate ABC transporter permease, giving the protein MSIHPGTAAKRKATDSPAPANPAKVRRRSPTRVNPALYLFPLPAVAVVAFFLVMPTLQAFQYAITDWNGFSAAFNYVGLDNFIRAFTKDSLFTNALTNNLKFVLLVVVAQTLFSLVLALLLTKNSRGSILLRALFFFPTILSSVSVAFIWKFIYDPNFGLANSVLRTVGVDGGAYLGNDAQALYWVAVTQVWFHSGQMMVVYIAGLQAIPKELYEAAEMDGANKWQQFKSITWPFVAPATSIVVAYTTVQSFKAFDLILGIAGNPPKSSLDILSTRIYSTFANSEFGYAAAQSIIFMAMIALVTWLQRRLLRLTPKGD; this is encoded by the coding sequence ATGAGTATCCATCCCGGAACTGCTGCCAAACGCAAAGCAACGGACAGCCCAGCGCCTGCAAACCCTGCCAAGGTCCGCCGCCGCTCCCCCACACGGGTGAATCCGGCGCTGTACCTTTTCCCGCTGCCCGCCGTCGCCGTCGTCGCCTTCTTCCTGGTGATGCCCACGCTGCAGGCCTTCCAGTACGCCATCACGGACTGGAACGGTTTCTCCGCGGCGTTCAACTACGTGGGCCTGGACAACTTCATCCGGGCGTTCACCAAGGATTCGCTGTTCACCAACGCACTGACCAACAACCTGAAGTTCGTGCTGCTGGTGGTGGTCGCCCAGACCCTGTTCTCTCTGGTGCTGGCACTGCTCCTGACGAAGAATTCACGCGGCAGCATCCTGCTTCGCGCCCTGTTCTTCTTCCCCACCATCCTGTCCTCGGTGTCGGTGGCCTTCATCTGGAAGTTCATCTACGACCCCAACTTCGGGCTGGCCAATTCGGTCCTTCGAACCGTGGGGGTGGACGGGGGCGCCTACCTCGGCAACGACGCCCAGGCCCTGTACTGGGTGGCCGTCACCCAGGTGTGGTTCCACTCGGGCCAGATGATGGTGGTCTACATCGCGGGACTCCAGGCCATCCCCAAGGAACTCTACGAAGCGGCGGAAATGGACGGCGCCAACAAGTGGCAGCAATTCAAGTCCATCACCTGGCCGTTCGTGGCCCCGGCAACGTCCATTGTGGTGGCCTACACCACCGTGCAGTCATTCAAGGCGTTCGACCTGATTCTGGGCATCGCGGGCAACCCGCCCAAGAGCTCCCTGGACATCCTGTCCACCCGCATCTACAGCACCTTTGCCAACTCGGAGTTCGGCTACGCCGCCGCCCAGTCGATCATCTTCATGGCGATGATCGCCCTGGTCACCTGGCTCCAGCGCCGCCTGCTCCGGCTGACCCCGAAGGGGGACTAA